The Mesorhizobium sp. M1D.F.Ca.ET.043.01.1.1 genome contains a region encoding:
- a CDS encoding ABC-F family ATP-binding cassette domain-containing protein, whose product MAPPLLNLDGIKLTFGGTPLLDGAALSASAGEKIALVGRNGSGKSTLLKIAAGLIEPQDGEVFRQPSATVRYLPQMPDMDGFASVRAYVEAGLGPADDPHRATYLMDHLGLTGEERPNDLSGGEARRAALARVMAPEPDILLLDEPTNHLDLSVIEWLEEELAHTSSAVILISHDRRFLERVSRATVWLDRGQTRRLDKGFAHFEEWRDQVLEEEEREQHKLGRQIVREEHWLRYGVTARRKRNMRRLGELQTMRQRFRSHRGAEGTATMVASDAAESGKLVIEAKSIEKSFGDLTVVKGFSTRIQRGDRVGLVGPNGAGKTTLLKMLTGELTPDAGTVRLGVNLEIATLDQKREAVDPQETLAHYLTDGRGENLVVNGEQRHVVSYMKDFLFKPEQARTPVRELSGGERARLLLARVLARPANLLVLDEPTNDLDMETLELLQELVAGFAGTVILVSHDRDFLDRTVTSVIAPDGGGRWIEYAGGYSDMLAQRGGSRLEERRAKSKAETADAGVAPKAELTTSKGPAKKLSFKQKFALESLPKKIEAVTASISRLENNIADPSFYERDPVSFQKTIAALDKERTTLAGLEEEWLELEMLREEMEG is encoded by the coding sequence ATGGCTCCGCCTCTTCTCAATCTCGACGGCATAAAACTGACGTTTGGCGGCACGCCGCTGCTCGACGGCGCCGCGCTCAGTGCCTCCGCCGGCGAGAAGATCGCGCTTGTCGGCCGCAACGGCTCCGGCAAGTCGACGCTGCTCAAGATCGCCGCCGGGCTGATCGAGCCGCAGGATGGCGAGGTCTTCCGCCAGCCTTCGGCGACGGTTCGCTATTTGCCGCAAATGCCCGACATGGACGGCTTTGCCTCTGTGCGCGCCTATGTCGAGGCAGGGCTGGGCCCGGCCGACGACCCGCATCGCGCCACCTATCTGATGGATCATCTCGGCCTGACGGGGGAGGAACGGCCGAACGACCTTTCCGGCGGCGAGGCGCGCCGCGCGGCGCTTGCCCGCGTCATGGCGCCCGAACCCGACATCCTGCTGCTCGACGAGCCGACCAACCATCTCGACCTGTCGGTCATCGAATGGCTGGAAGAGGAGCTTGCCCACACCTCGTCCGCCGTCATCCTGATCTCGCACGACCGTCGCTTTCTCGAACGCGTCTCGCGCGCCACGGTCTGGCTCGACCGCGGCCAGACGCGGCGGCTGGACAAGGGGTTTGCGCATTTCGAGGAATGGCGCGACCAGGTGCTGGAAGAGGAAGAGCGCGAGCAGCACAAGCTCGGCCGCCAGATCGTGCGCGAGGAGCATTGGCTGCGCTATGGCGTCACCGCCAGGCGCAAGCGCAACATGCGCCGCCTCGGCGAGCTGCAGACCATGCGCCAGCGCTTCCGTAGCCATCGCGGCGCCGAGGGCACCGCGACCATGGTGGCGAGCGACGCCGCCGAATCCGGCAAGCTGGTGATCGAGGCCAAGAGTATCGAGAAGAGCTTTGGCGACCTCACCGTCGTCAAGGGTTTTTCGACCCGCATCCAGCGCGGCGACCGTGTCGGCCTGGTCGGCCCCAACGGCGCCGGCAAGACGACGCTGCTCAAGATGCTTACCGGAGAGCTGACGCCGGATGCAGGCACAGTGCGGCTCGGCGTCAATCTGGAGATCGCGACGCTCGACCAGAAGCGCGAGGCCGTCGACCCGCAGGAGACGCTGGCGCATTACCTCACCGACGGCCGTGGCGAGAACCTCGTGGTCAATGGCGAGCAGCGCCACGTCGTCTCCTACATGAAGGATTTCCTGTTCAAGCCGGAACAGGCGCGCACGCCTGTGCGCGAGCTTTCCGGCGGCGAGCGGGCGCGCCTGCTGCTGGCCCGCGTACTGGCCCGGCCGGCGAACCTCCTGGTGCTCGACGAGCCGACCAATGACCTCGACATGGAGACGCTGGAGCTGTTGCAGGAACTGGTCGCCGGCTTTGCCGGAACCGTGATCCTGGTCAGCCACGACCGCGATTTCCTCGACCGCACCGTCACCAGCGTGATCGCGCCCGACGGCGGCGGCCGTTGGATCGAATATGCCGGCGGCTATTCCGACATGCTGGCGCAGCGCGGCGGCTCGAGGCTTGAAGAGCGCCGGGCGAAGTCCAAGGCCGAAACCGCCGACGCGGGCGTTGCGCCCAAGGCCGAGCTGACCACCTCGAAAGGGCCGGCGAAGAAACTCTCCTTCAAGCAGAAATTCGCGCTGGAATCGCTGCCGAAGAAGATCGAGGCGGTGACGGCTTCGATCTCGCGGCTGGAGAACAACATCGCCGATCCGTCCTTCTACGAGCGCGATCCCGTCTCGTTCCAGAAGACCATTGCGGCGCTCGACAAGGAGCGCACGACGCTGGCCGGGCTTGAGGAGGAATGGCTGGAGCTGGAGATGCTGCGAGAGGAGATGGAGGGGTAG
- a CDS encoding thiamine diphosphokinase, which yields MGTFTILLGGDLVRTPRLDRQIEGSRVIAADAGIGHARMLGLIPELWVGDFDSVPANLPADLAAVPRKIFPAEKDKTDGELAIAEALARGATSLVLAGAFGGKRADHAFLHLALGVRLAEAGTTVLLTSGAQEGVPILPGTAGFDYADGTLFSVLGFSELAGLTVSGAKWPLDRVEVAFGSSLTISNEVKGRLEIALERGRALLLAHPYPLPES from the coding sequence ATGGGCACATTCACCATCCTGCTTGGCGGCGACCTCGTCCGCACGCCTCGGCTCGATCGCCAGATCGAAGGCTCCCGCGTCATCGCCGCCGACGCCGGCATCGGCCATGCCCGCATGCTTGGGCTGATCCCTGAGCTTTGGGTCGGCGACTTCGACTCGGTGCCGGCGAACCTTCCGGCCGACCTCGCCGCCGTGCCGCGCAAGATCTTTCCGGCCGAGAAGGACAAGACCGATGGCGAGCTGGCCATCGCCGAGGCGCTCGCGCGCGGCGCCACCAGCCTGGTGCTGGCCGGCGCCTTCGGCGGCAAGCGCGCCGACCATGCCTTCCTGCATCTGGCTCTCGGCGTGCGGCTGGCCGAGGCGGGCACGACGGTGCTGCTGACCAGCGGCGCCCAGGAAGGCGTGCCCATCCTGCCCGGCACAGCCGGCTTCGACTACGCCGACGGCACGCTGTTTTCGGTGCTGGGCTTTTCCGAGCTCGCCGGCCTGACGGTCTCCGGCGCCAAGTGGCCGCTTGACCGTGTCGAGGTGGCGTTCGGCTCCTCGCTCACTATATCAAACGAGGTCAAGGGCCGGCTCGAGATCGCGCTCGAGCGTGGCCGGGCGCTTCTGCTCGCCCATCCCTATCCTCTTCCCGAAAGCTGA
- the thiB gene encoding thiamine ABC transporter substrate binding subunit, whose amino-acid sequence MRSLLSRLILAIGFVSLLAGIAPAEAKDKLTVYTYESFTADWGPGPAVKKEFEAECGCDLEFVSVADGVALLNRVKLEGAGTKADVVLGLDTNLTADAKASGLFAPHGEVSGNNVPGGWSDDTFVPFDYGYFAVVYDTEKLKSPPKSLKELVEGNAADKIVIQDPRTSTPGLGLLLWVKSVYGDKAPEAWAKLKAKVLTVTPGWSEAYGLFTKGEAPMVLSYTTSPAYHMVAESTERYQAASFEEGEYLQIEVAGITTTGAKNPLAEKFIAFMTGPKFQDVIPETNWMFPAGKTDKPLNPAFDKLVKPTKTLLFSPEEVAANRKAWVDEWLAAMSK is encoded by the coding sequence ATGCGCTCATTGTTGTCCCGGCTTATTCTCGCGATAGGCTTTGTTTCACTTCTGGCAGGCATCGCGCCCGCCGAGGCGAAGGACAAGCTCACCGTCTATACCTATGAAAGCTTCACCGCCGACTGGGGTCCGGGACCCGCGGTGAAGAAGGAATTCGAAGCCGAATGCGGCTGCGATCTGGAATTCGTCTCCGTCGCCGACGGTGTGGCGCTGCTCAATCGCGTCAAGTTGGAGGGCGCCGGCACCAAGGCCGATGTCGTGCTCGGCCTCGACACCAACCTGACGGCCGACGCCAAGGCGAGCGGACTGTTCGCGCCGCATGGCGAAGTGTCCGGCAACAATGTGCCGGGCGGCTGGAGCGATGACACGTTCGTGCCCTTCGACTACGGCTACTTCGCCGTCGTCTACGATACCGAGAAGCTGAAGAGCCCGCCGAAAAGCCTGAAGGAACTCGTCGAGGGCAACGCCGCCGACAAGATCGTCATCCAGGATCCGCGCACCTCGACGCCGGGCCTGGGGCTGCTGTTGTGGGTGAAGTCGGTCTATGGCGACAAGGCGCCGGAAGCCTGGGCGAAGCTCAAGGCAAAAGTGCTCACCGTGACGCCCGGCTGGAGCGAGGCCTACGGCCTGTTCACCAAGGGCGAGGCGCCGATGGTGCTGTCCTACACCACCTCGCCGGCCTACCACATGGTGGCCGAGAGCACCGAACGTTACCAGGCTGCGTCCTTCGAGGAGGGCGAATACCTGCAGATCGAGGTCGCCGGCATCACCACCACGGGCGCGAAGAACCCGCTGGCGGAAAAATTCATCGCTTTCATGACCGGACCGAAATTCCAGGACGTCATCCCCGAGACCAACTGGATGTTCCCGGCCGGCAAGACCGACAAGCCGCTCAACCCGGCCTTCGACAAACTGGTGAAGCCGACCAAGACCTTGCTGTTCAGCCCGGAAGAGGTCGCGGCCAACCGCAAGGCCTGGGTGGACGAGTGGCTGGCGGCGATGAGCAAGTAG
- the thiP gene encoding thiamine/thiamine pyrophosphate ABC transporter permease gives MQSAPRPDSRVTAGIVALAAIAVLIGGAFAGLILEGANDLSGALAAFDGYLFRVARFTLWQALLSTLLSVAPALLVARALSRHPGFPGRRLILQLFAVPLALPAIVAALGILALYGRAGYFAGVLGSLGAGEWPGIYGLSGILIAHVFFNLPLATRLFLEALGTVPADQWRLASQLGMGAWPALRLIEWPALRATLPGVAGLVFMLCITSFTIVLTLGGGPAATTLEVAIYQALRFDFDPARAVTLTFLQIVLTFVVVAMLTRLGANTVGDANLPVAPRRYLAAGQAETVLNAGLIALALLFVAGPMAATVLAGLKADLGRLAGEEAVRRATLTSAGLALLSALASVALSLALIAARRALALRRRAGGATSLLEHATDTGAGFVLVVPPIVVGAGWFLALRTITDVFAIAPVMVVAVNAVMAMPFAIRAVRPAYDAASERHERLCLALGISGCNRLRLVDWPALRRPLATGFAFAMALSLGDLGVIALFGSDSVQTLPYLLLARMGSYRTADAAGLALLLGLVCLMLVVAADWLGREATA, from the coding sequence GTGCAGTCCGCACCGCGCCCTGACTCCCGCGTCACCGCCGGCATCGTCGCCCTTGCGGCAATCGCCGTGCTCATCGGCGGCGCCTTCGCCGGGCTCATCCTCGAAGGCGCGAACGACCTGTCCGGCGCTCTCGCCGCCTTCGATGGCTACCTGTTCCGCGTCGCCCGCTTCACGCTGTGGCAGGCGCTGCTGTCGACATTGCTGTCGGTCGCGCCGGCGCTGCTGGTGGCACGCGCCCTGTCCAGGCATCCGGGCTTTCCGGGCCGTCGGCTGATCCTGCAGCTCTTCGCCGTGCCGCTGGCGCTGCCGGCAATCGTGGCGGCGCTCGGCATACTGGCACTCTATGGCCGTGCCGGCTACTTTGCCGGCGTCCTCGGCAGTCTTGGCGCCGGGGAATGGCCTGGCATCTATGGCCTTTCCGGCATCCTCATCGCGCATGTCTTCTTCAACCTGCCTTTGGCCACGCGCCTGTTCCTGGAGGCGCTTGGCACCGTGCCGGCCGACCAGTGGCGGCTGGCGAGCCAGCTCGGCATGGGGGCTTGGCCGGCGTTGCGGCTGATCGAATGGCCGGCGCTGCGCGCGACGTTGCCGGGCGTCGCCGGGCTGGTCTTCATGCTCTGCATCACCTCCTTCACCATCGTGCTGACGCTGGGCGGCGGACCGGCCGCGACGACCCTGGAAGTCGCCATCTACCAGGCGCTGCGCTTCGATTTCGATCCCGCGCGGGCCGTGACACTAACGTTTCTCCAGATCGTCCTGACCTTTGTCGTGGTCGCCATGCTCACGCGGCTCGGCGCCAACACGGTCGGCGACGCCAATTTGCCCGTCGCGCCACGGCGCTATCTTGCGGCAGGCCAGGCTGAGACGGTGCTGAATGCCGGCCTGATCGCGCTTGCCCTGCTGTTCGTCGCCGGGCCGATGGCGGCGACCGTGCTGGCCGGCCTGAAGGCCGATCTCGGACGGTTGGCCGGCGAGGAGGCGGTGCGCCGGGCGACGCTCACCAGCGCCGGGCTTGCTTTGCTGTCGGCGCTGGCAAGCGTCGCGCTGTCCCTGGCGCTGATCGCCGCCCGGCGCGCGCTGGCCCTGCGGCGGCGCGCGGGCGGCGCCACGTCGCTGCTCGAGCATGCCACCGACACTGGCGCCGGCTTCGTGCTCGTCGTGCCGCCTATCGTGGTCGGCGCCGGCTGGTTCCTGGCCCTGCGCACCATCACCGATGTGTTCGCCATCGCGCCGGTCATGGTCGTTGCCGTCAACGCGGTGATGGCGATGCCGTTCGCCATCCGCGCCGTTCGCCCGGCCTACGATGCGGCGAGCGAGCGTCATGAGCGCCTCTGCCTGGCGCTCGGCATTTCCGGCTGCAACCGGCTGCGCCTGGTCGACTGGCCGGCGCTCAGACGGCCGCTCGCTACGGGCTTCGCCTTCGCCATGGCGCTGTCGCTCGGCGACCTCGGCGTGATCGCGCTGTTCGGCAGCGATTCGGTGCAGACCTTGCCCTATCTCCTCTTGGCGCGCATGGGCAGCTACCGGACCGCTGACGCCGCGGGGCTGGCCTTGCTGCTCGGCCTCGTCTGCCTGATGCTGGTGGTCGCCGCCGATTGGCTGGGGCGGGAAGCAACGGCATGA
- the thiQ gene encoding thiamine ABC transporter ATP-binding protein, producing MTGTTDGIAAQKALAVALKGVSFSYGEASFRFDAEFAAGRITAVMGPSGSGKSTLLNLVAGFESPDAGKVLIGGIDVGTAAPWARPVSMVFQENNLFAHLSVEGNVGLGRSPSLKLTAADRHSVSEALGRVGLAGKEKRLPRELSGGERQRVALARVLLRDRPVLLLDEPFASLGPALRDDMLDLVAGIHAERHMTVVFVTHQPEDARRIGQEIVFVDEGRVAATGSAADFFDGSGPVAFRRYIGDRGGSVAG from the coding sequence ATGACAGGGACGACCGACGGGATTGCGGCACAGAAGGCGCTCGCCGTCGCGCTGAAGGGCGTTTCGTTCAGCTATGGCGAGGCGTCATTCCGCTTCGACGCCGAATTCGCCGCCGGCAGGATCACCGCCGTCATGGGGCCAAGCGGTTCAGGCAAATCGACGCTGCTCAACCTGGTCGCCGGCTTCGAATCGCCCGATGCGGGCAAGGTGCTGATCGGCGGCATCGATGTCGGCACTGCTGCGCCTTGGGCGCGCCCGGTGTCGATGGTATTCCAGGAAAACAATCTGTTTGCCCATCTTTCGGTCGAGGGCAATGTCGGGCTCGGCCGCTCGCCATCGCTCAAGCTCACTGCCGCCGACCGTCATTCGGTCTCGGAGGCGCTGGGGCGCGTCGGCCTTGCCGGCAAGGAGAAGCGGCTGCCGCGCGAGCTTTCGGGCGGCGAGCGCCAGCGCGTCGCGCTGGCAAGGGTGCTGCTGCGCGACCGTCCTGTGCTTCTGCTCGACGAGCCTTTCGCCTCGCTTGGTCCTGCGCTGCGCGACGACATGCTCGACCTTGTGGCCGGCATCCATGCCGAGCGGCACATGACGGTGGTTTTCGTCACGCACCAGCCGGAGGATGCGCGCCGCATCGGTCAGGAGATCGTGTTTGTGGACGAGGGCAGGGTCGCGGCAACGGGGTCGGCCGCCGATTTCTTCGACGGCTCTGGACCGGTCGCCTTCCGGCGCTATATCGGCGATCGAGGCGGCAGCGTTGCCGGATGA
- a CDS encoding M48 family metalloprotease, translating into MAGFAVALASCQMFTPPDVQESGFQPSDKPITVDNVVANAKLAEMAKAQHPRILATYGGEYSDPKLERMVAKVVGNLTVVSANPTQTYRITILNSPNVNAFALPGGYLYVTRGLLALANDSSELAAVIAHEMGHVTANHGLQRQQLEAEEGLATKVVSDVLGDSPTAKAALIRGKLKLAQFSRNQELQADAIGIKSIGEAGYDPYAAGRFLQSMSAYTDFRSVSGATDASLDFLATHPNTPQRIELAQRLARNFGPPGVGTRDRDAFLAGIDGLLYGDTPEEGYVRGQTFLHPGLGVSFSVPDGFVIDNSAAAVTATGPGDIAIRFDGVAIDKSVSLTDYIRSGWVAGLEDSSVRQETVNGNEAAMAHASAQGWQFDIAVIRAGGQVYRLLTAAPSASSALEPVARSVSGSFRTLSAAEKAALKPLHIRVVTVQPGQNMGTLAAQMVGVDRKLDLFRVLNAMSPGATVSAGDKVKIVTDR; encoded by the coding sequence ATGGCCGGCTTTGCCGTGGCGCTGGCGAGCTGCCAGATGTTCACGCCGCCGGACGTGCAGGAGTCCGGCTTCCAGCCCTCTGACAAGCCGATCACGGTCGACAACGTCGTCGCCAACGCCAAGCTCGCCGAAATGGCGAAAGCGCAGCATCCGCGGATACTCGCCACCTATGGCGGCGAATATTCCGATCCGAAGCTCGAGCGCATGGTGGCCAAGGTCGTCGGCAACCTGACGGTGGTGTCGGCCAACCCGACCCAGACCTATCGCATCACCATTCTCAATTCGCCCAACGTCAATGCCTTCGCGCTGCCGGGCGGCTATCTCTACGTCACGCGCGGGCTCCTGGCGCTTGCCAACGATTCCTCGGAACTCGCGGCCGTCATCGCGCATGAGATGGGCCACGTCACCGCGAATCACGGGTTGCAGCGGCAGCAGCTCGAGGCCGAGGAAGGGCTGGCGACCAAGGTGGTCTCCGACGTGCTCGGCGACAGCCCGACCGCCAAGGCGGCGCTCATCCGCGGCAAGCTGAAACTGGCGCAGTTCTCGCGCAACCAGGAACTGCAGGCCGACGCCATCGGCATCAAGTCGATCGGCGAGGCGGGCTATGACCCCTATGCCGCCGGCCGCTTCCTGCAGTCGATGTCGGCCTATACCGATTTCCGCTCGGTCAGCGGCGCCACCGATGCCAGCCTCGACTTCCTGGCCACGCACCCCAACACGCCGCAGCGCATCGAGCTGGCGCAGCGCCTTGCCCGCAATTTCGGGCCACCGGGCGTCGGCACGCGCGACCGCGACGCCTTCCTCGCCGGCATTGACGGTCTGCTCTACGGCGACACGCCGGAAGAAGGCTATGTGCGCGGGCAGACCTTCCTGCATCCGGGCCTCGGCGTCTCGTTCTCGGTGCCGGACGGCTTCGTCATCGACAATTCGGCGGCCGCCGTGACCGCCACCGGTCCGGGCGACATTGCCATCCGATTCGACGGCGTGGCGATCGACAAGTCGGTGTCGCTGACCGACTACATCCGAAGCGGCTGGGTCGCCGGACTTGAAGACTCAAGCGTGCGCCAGGAAACGGTCAACGGCAACGAGGCGGCGATGGCGCATGCCAGCGCGCAAGGCTGGCAGTTCGACATCGCGGTCATCCGCGCCGGCGGGCAGGTCTACCGGCTGCTCACCGCCGCGCCTTCGGCCAGCAGCGCGCTGGAGCCGGTCGCGCGCTCGGTCAGCGGTTCGTTCCGCACGCTGAGCGCGGCCGAGAAGGCGGCGCTGAAGCCACTGCATATCAGGGTGGTCACCGTGCAGCCGGGCCAGAACATGGGCACGCTTGCCGCCCAGATGGTCGGCGTCGACCGCAAGCTCGACCTCTTTCGCGTGCTCAATGCAATGTCGCCCGGCGCGACCGTATCGGCCGGCGACAAGGTCAAGATCGTCACCGACAGGTAG
- a CDS encoding caspase family protein, translated as MLRCYAFLAALILMGFTAFEAHADRRVAFVIGNSAYQQIPALKNPDRDARDVANTFRLAGFDVFVARDLTKLQFEEQFRNYLAAADGADLAVVYYSGHGFQIGGANFLIPVDASLKAAADVEVQAIKLDDVLEQLRSKSKIQVIILDACRNNPFPRKDYWLRDQLIVAGDTGLAQVKSSLNTLIAFATEPGAVAYDGAGSLSPFSSAFTRRALAPDQEIRAVMAAVRRDVVKATNGKQVPWENSSLIDDVVLLRGPSQPAPEKVQPSAIEPGALNLPSGAAEAIESRDISIPVGVGPVSLKLDFPIGDPAVSLKLASYPATGMLSLPDRTLPPQSSLTADEVDNLRYEPQIGSATPVEVGFEIRAGNASRSATMKLSPSLNPCDQAAGAPLDLQGVVGGRLPNEIGGAAVEACEAAVTAYPDVARFHYELGRALLAAGKVDEARKAIQDAADKGHVRAVFELGSIASSGIGTAVDPTKASGFYSQASDKGDPYAMAAWGRALFNGLGVQRDTGKGLDLLLKAAAMGHINAMNDLALIFQEGRNGVPADPGRALAFLRAGIERQGVYSMSILGLPARSTLTAAVCKPKVVRKIVTKIKVVRIPTPKTPPVVEVPVKPIQNDTGPAPWRGSNGDHSEHSGSGGSDDGSSEGSSSGSSDTGASTGSDTGSTGGFDGVSSGLF; from the coding sequence ATGCTGCGATGCTACGCGTTCCTTGCGGCCCTGATCCTCATGGGGTTCACGGCATTCGAAGCTCACGCCGATCGCAGGGTTGCCTTTGTGATCGGCAATTCCGCATACCAACAAATCCCGGCGCTTAAGAATCCGGACAGGGATGCTCGTGACGTGGCGAACACGTTCCGCTTGGCCGGCTTCGACGTGTTCGTCGCCAGGGATCTCACCAAGCTGCAGTTCGAGGAGCAGTTCCGCAACTATCTCGCCGCGGCGGACGGCGCCGATCTCGCCGTCGTCTATTATTCGGGCCACGGCTTCCAGATCGGCGGCGCGAATTTCCTCATTCCGGTCGATGCTTCGCTGAAGGCCGCGGCCGACGTCGAGGTCCAGGCGATCAAGCTTGACGACGTGCTGGAGCAGTTGCGCTCCAAGTCGAAGATCCAGGTGATCATCCTCGATGCCTGCCGCAACAATCCGTTCCCGCGCAAGGACTATTGGCTGCGCGACCAGCTGATCGTCGCTGGCGACACCGGCCTGGCGCAGGTGAAAAGCTCGCTGAACACGCTGATTGCTTTCGCCACCGAGCCGGGAGCGGTCGCCTATGACGGCGCCGGCAGCCTCAGCCCCTTCTCATCCGCCTTCACCCGCCGCGCGCTGGCGCCGGACCAGGAGATCCGCGCCGTGATGGCGGCCGTGCGCCGCGACGTGGTCAAAGCCACCAACGGCAAGCAGGTTCCCTGGGAAAACTCCTCGCTGATCGACGACGTGGTGTTGTTGCGCGGCCCGAGCCAACCGGCGCCGGAGAAAGTCCAGCCGTCGGCCATCGAGCCTGGCGCGCTGAACCTGCCCAGCGGTGCCGCCGAGGCGATCGAAAGCCGCGACATCAGCATTCCAGTCGGCGTTGGCCCGGTTTCATTGAAGCTGGACTTTCCGATCGGGGATCCCGCGGTCAGCCTGAAGCTGGCGAGCTATCCGGCAACCGGAATGCTGTCGTTGCCGGATCGCACATTGCCGCCTCAATCGAGCCTGACGGCCGATGAAGTCGACAATCTGCGTTACGAGCCGCAGATCGGTTCGGCAACTCCCGTCGAGGTTGGCTTCGAAATCCGCGCCGGCAACGCGTCCAGGTCGGCGACGATGAAGCTGTCGCCAAGCCTCAACCCCTGCGACCAGGCCGCGGGCGCGCCGCTGGACCTGCAAGGCGTCGTCGGCGGCAGGTTGCCGAACGAGATCGGCGGCGCGGCTGTCGAGGCTTGCGAGGCGGCGGTGACGGCCTACCCCGATGTCGCTCGCTTCCACTATGAGCTGGGGCGGGCGCTGCTGGCGGCCGGCAAGGTCGATGAGGCCAGGAAGGCCATCCAGGATGCCGCCGACAAGGGGCATGTCCGCGCCGTCTTCGAGCTCGGCTCCATCGCCTCGTCCGGCATAGGGACGGCCGTGGATCCAACGAAAGCGAGCGGCTTCTATTCGCAAGCTTCCGACAAGGGAGACCCCTACGCCATGGCCGCCTGGGGACGCGCCTTGTTCAATGGCCTCGGCGTCCAGCGCGATACCGGCAAGGGGCTGGACCTTCTGCTCAAGGCGGCGGCGATGGGGCATATCAATGCCATGAACGATCTCGCCCTGATCTTCCAGGAAGGCCGCAATGGCGTGCCCGCCGACCCGGGCCGCGCCCTGGCTTTCCTCAGAGCCGGCATCGAACGGCAAGGCGTGTATTCGATGAGCATTCTCGGTCTTCCCGCGCGCAGCACGCTGACGGCAGCGGTGTGCAAGCCCAAGGTCGTGCGGAAAATAGTCACCAAGATAAAGGTGGTCCGCATACCCACGCCAAAGACGCCACCGGTCGTCGAGGTACCGGTCAAGCCGATACAGAACGATACCGGACCGGCGCCTTGGCGCGGCAGTAACGGCGATCACTCGGAGCACTCCGGCAGCGGCGGCTCCGATGACGGAAGCTCTGAAGGCAGCAGCAGTGGCAGCTCTGACACCGGCGCCAGCACCGGCTCCGACACAGGAAGCACCGGCGGCTTTGACGGAGTCAGCTCCGGGCTCTTCTGA
- a CDS encoding RNA polymerase factor sigma-32: MIEDVAGRTLVRAAMKAPYLERDEEHLLAIRWREKNDQDALHMITVAHMRLVISMASKFRHYGLPLGDLIQEGHVGLLEAAARFEPAREVRFSTYATWWIRASMQDYILRNWSIVRGGTSSAQKALFFNLRRLRARLANGAEPISNASLYREVSAALGVPEADVAMMDSRLSAPDSSLNAPLADENGAAERMDFLVSEDPLPDEVVGETIDIERRAIWLKSALGALNARELRIIEERRLSDDGATLESLGEALGISKERVRQIEARAMEKLRVALVKQNPEFLAEAA, translated from the coding sequence ATGATCGAGGATGTGGCAGGACGGACACTGGTCCGGGCGGCAATGAAGGCTCCCTATCTCGAGCGCGACGAGGAGCATCTCCTGGCCATACGCTGGAGGGAGAAGAACGACCAGGACGCGCTACACATGATCACCGTCGCCCATATGCGCCTGGTGATTTCGATGGCTTCCAAATTTCGCCACTACGGCCTGCCGCTCGGCGACCTGATCCAGGAAGGCCATGTCGGCCTGCTGGAGGCCGCGGCCCGCTTCGAGCCCGCCCGCGAAGTGCGTTTCTCGACCTATGCCACCTGGTGGATCCGCGCTTCTATGCAGGACTATATCCTGCGCAACTGGTCGATCGTGCGTGGCGGGACGAGTTCGGCGCAGAAGGCGCTGTTCTTCAATTTGAGAAGATTGCGCGCCCGGCTCGCCAATGGCGCCGAGCCAATCTCCAACGCCTCGCTCTATCGCGAGGTCTCGGCCGCGCTCGGCGTGCCTGAGGCCGACGTGGCGATGATGGATTCGCGCCTTTCGGCTCCCGACAGCTCGCTCAACGCGCCTTTGGCCGACGAGAACGGCGCCGCCGAACGGATGGATTTCCTGGTCTCGGAGGATCCGCTTCCCGACGAGGTGGTCGGCGAGACGATCGACATCGAGCGCCGCGCCATCTGGCTGAAAAGCGCGCTCGGCGCGCTCAACGCCCGCGAGCTCCGGATCATCGAGGAGCGCCGGCTGAGCGACGACGGCGCCACCCTGGAATCGCTCGGCGAAGCGCTCGGCATCTCCAAGGAACGCGTCCGCCAGATCGAAGCGCGGGCCATGGAAAAGCTGCGGGTGGCGCTGGTCAAGCAGAACCCGGAATTCCTGGCGGAAGCAGCCTGA